From the genome of Danio aesculapii chromosome 16, fDanAes4.1, whole genome shotgun sequence, one region includes:
- the LOC130243729 gene encoding hemicentin-2-like isoform X1, giving the protein MRRSLKMKHVNRIQNLHPNEVSTCKMLFLLILALSVSSGVCDELYKEAGKEVSLQCGAPQNSDIEWRLNSILLIGILGKTGLSRKGSGHTADKVNLYGDTLKVPSLEPRDSGVYSCTQSGKQYMLHVVSVFVKPGPVLIQSSDVELHCNIEGDPNTEVEWLRPPNDQRYDAKNQKINLKSVTSSDEGKWTCKVKDLKLSVTLTVVDLFGSPANHQINNVSATEGDNIELPCFLPHPVSQLVLGGKWKADHLPTVSFPTLKNTAGKGLHCDGVNSSEVKYNIETLGSNFNVTLIKVQSSFAGKFVCEVEFEHGGKLTAVTNLVVLAKIPDKTEPHAPCVSSGECEVLLYQEVGKEVSLDCGAPPNSDIEWRLNNNLIISNNGKSGTRCKGSGPTAEKANIYGDTLKVPRLEPRDSGVYSCIQSGKQYMLHVVSVFVKPGPVLVQSSDAELYCNIDGKPNTEVEWLRPPNDQRYDAKHQVIHLKSVTSNDGGKWTCVVNDFKFNVTLTVVGGGPHSFDPNLILYKIVFITIIFQISY; this is encoded by the exons ATGCGCAGATCTCTGAAAATGAAACATGTCAACAGGATACAAAACCTCCATCCAAAC gaagTGTCAACTTGCAAGATGCTGTTTTTACTCATTTTAG CACTGAGTGTTTCATCTGGGGTGTGTGATGAGCTGTATAAAGAAGCCGGTAAAGAGGTTTCTTTGCAGTGTGGAGCACCTCAAAACAGTGATATAGAGTGGAGGTTAAACAGCATTCTCTTAATCGGCATTCTAGGCAAAACTGGATTAAGCCGCAAGG gttCTGGACACACTGCGGACAAAGTAAATTTATATGGAGACACTCTGAAGGTTCCCAGTTTGGAGCCAAGAGACTCTGGAGTTTATTCCTGCACACAGTCAGGGAAACAATACATGCTGCATGTTGTGTCAG TGTTTGTTAAACCAGGCCCAGTGCTGATTCAGTCTAGTGATGTGGAGCTGCACTGCAACATTGAAGGAGACCCAAACACTGAAGTAGAGTGGCTGAGACCCCCTAATGATCAAAGATATGATGCAAAAAATCAAAAGATTAACCTGAAATCTGTGACCTCAAGTGACGAAGGCAAGTGGACTTGTAAGGTCAAAGACCTTAAACTCAGTGTTACGCTGACTGTTGTTG ATTTGTTTGGGTCTCCAGCAAACCACCAGATCAATAATGTTTCTGCTACTGAAGGGGACAACATAGAGCTGCCCTGTTTTCTTCCTCATCCTGTATCTCAGCTTGTTTTGGGGGGGAAATGGAAAGCTGACCACCTTCCCACAGTCTCTTTCCCAACCCTGAAGAACACAGCAGGCAAAGGCTTACACTGCGATGGTGTAAATTCATCAGAAGTCAAATACAATATTGAAACGCTCGGCAGCAACTTCAATGTCACTCTGATAAAG GTGCAGAGCAGCTTTGCAGGGAAGTTTGTGTGTGAAGTGGAGTTTGAGCATGGAGGAAAATTAACTGCTGTCACCAATTTGGTGGTTTTGGCTAAAATACCAGATAAAACAGAACCACACG CACCGTGCGTTTCATCTGGGGAGTGTGAGGTGTTGTTATATCAAGAAGTTGGGAAGGAGGTTTCTTTGGACTGCGGAGCACCTCCAAATAGTGATATAGAGTGGAGGTTGAACAACAATCTCATAATCAGCAATAATGGAAAAAGTGGAACAAGATGCAAAG GTTCTGGACCCACTGCGGAGAAAGCAAACATATATGGAGACACTCTGAAGGTTCCCAGACTGGAGCCAAGAGACTCTGGAGTTTATTCCTGCATACAGTCAGGAAAACAATACATGCTGCATGTTGTGTCAG tGTTTGTTAAACCAGGCCCAGTGCTGGTTCAGTCTAGTGATGCGGAGCTGTACTGCAACATTGATGGAAAGCCAAACACTGAAGTAGAGTGGCTGAGACCCCCTAATGATCAAAGATATGATGCAAAACATCAAGTCATTCATTTGAAGTCTGTGACTTCGAATGACGGAGGCAAGTGGACATGTGTGGTCAATGACTTTAAGTTCAATGTTACGCTGACGGTTGTTGGTGGGGGTCCCCATAGTTTTGATCCTAATTTAATTCTGTAtaaaatagttttcataactaTAATATTTCAGATTTCATACTGA
- the LOC130243730 gene encoding hemicentin-2-like isoform X2: protein MLFFLLLALSVSSGVCDELYKEAGKEVSLQCGAPQNSDIEWKLNNNLLIRIIGKTGLRHKGSGHTADKVNLYGDTLKVPRLEPRDSGVYSCTQSGKQYMLHVVSVFVKPGPVLIQSSDVELHCNIEGNPNTEVEWLRPPNDQRYDAKNQKINLKSVTSSDEGKWTCKVKDLKLSVTLTVVANHQINNVSATEGDNIELPCFLPHPVSQLVLGGKWKADHLPTVSFPTLKNTAGKGLRWDGVNSSEVKYNIESLGSNFNVTLIKVQSSFAGKFVCEVEFEHGGKLTAVTNLFFKNLQQDTDGNDGKKRRNQNSGLAGGFFTTSMLGVELWIWIAVGASSVSLLVVIIGIVCTRQKNKQKKKRVRKLRSMRQPLTAKDYCQCNRRKKCKIMRV, encoded by the exons ATGCTCTTTTTTCTCCTTCTTG CACTGAGTGTTTCATCTGGGGTGTGTGATGAGCTGTATAAAGAAGCCGGTAAAGAGGTTTCTTTGCAGTGTGGAGCACCTCAAAACAGTGATATAGAGTGGAAGTTAAACAACAATCTCTTAATCCGCATTATAGGCAAAACTGGATTAAGACACAAGG gttCTGGACACACTGCGGACAAAGTAAATTTATATGGAGACACTCTGAAGGTTCCCAGACTGGAGCCAAGAGACTCTGGAGTTTATTCCTGCACACAGTCAGGGAAACAATACATGCTGCATGTTGTGTCAG TGTTTGTTAAACCAGGCCCAGTGCTGATTCAGTCTAGTGATGTGGAGCTGCACTGCAACATTGAAggaaatccaaacactgaagtagAGTGGCTGAGACCCCCTAATGATCAAAGATATGATGCAAAAAATCAAAAGATTAACCTGAAATCTGTGACCTCAAGTGATGAAGGCAAGTGGACTTGTAAGGTCAAAGACCTTAAACTCAGTGTTACGCTGACTGTTGTTG CAAACCACCAGATCAATAATGTTTCTGCTACTGAAGGGGACAACATAGAGCTGCCCTGTTTTCTTCCTCATCCTGTATCTCAGCTTGTTTTGGGGGGGAAATGGAAAGCTGACCACCTTCCCACAGTCTCTTTCCCAACCCTGAAGAACACAGCAGGCAAAGGCTTACGCTGGGATGGTGTAAATTCATCAGAAGTCAAATATAATATTGAAAGTCTCGGCAGCAACTTCAATGTCACTCTGATAAAG GTGCAGAGCAGCTTTGCAGGGAAGTTTGTGTGTGAAGTGGAGTTTGAGCATGGAGGAAAATTAACTGCTGTCACCAATTTGTTTTTTAAGAATTTGCAACAAGATACAG ATGGGAATGATGGTAAAAAAAGGAGGAACCAGAACTCTGGACTTGCCGGAGGATTTTTCACAACGAGTATGTTGGGAGTTGAACTTTGGATCTGGATTGCTGTAGGAGCCTCTTCAGTATCTCTGTTGGTAGTGATCATTGGTATTGTCTGTACccggcaaaaaaacaaacaaaaaaag AAGAGAGTGAGAAAGCTGAGATCCATGCGACAGCCTCTCACAGCTAAAGACTACTGCCAGTGCAACAG AAGAAAGAAATGCAAAataatgagg GTCTGA
- the LOC130243729 gene encoding hemicentin-2-like isoform X2, protein MRRSLKMKHVNRIQNLHPNEVSTCKMLFLLILALSVSSGVCDELYKEAGKEVSLQCGAPQNSDIEWRLNSILLIGILGKTGLSRKGSGHTADKVNLYGDTLKVPSLEPRDSGVYSCTQSGKQYMLHVVSVFVKPGPVLIQSSDVELHCNIEGDPNTEVEWLRPPNDQRYDAKNQKINLKSVTSSDEGKWTCKVKDLKLSVTLTVVANHQINNVSATEGDNIELPCFLPHPVSQLVLGGKWKADHLPTVSFPTLKNTAGKGLHCDGVNSSEVKYNIETLGSNFNVTLIKVQSSFAGKFVCEVEFEHGGKLTAVTNLVVLAKIPDKTEPHAPCVSSGECEVLLYQEVGKEVSLDCGAPPNSDIEWRLNNNLIISNNGKSGTRCKGSGPTAEKANIYGDTLKVPRLEPRDSGVYSCIQSGKQYMLHVVSVFVKPGPVLVQSSDAELYCNIDGKPNTEVEWLRPPNDQRYDAKHQVIHLKSVTSNDGGKWTCVVNDFKFNVTLTVVGGGPHSFDPNLILYKIVFITIIFQISY, encoded by the exons ATGCGCAGATCTCTGAAAATGAAACATGTCAACAGGATACAAAACCTCCATCCAAAC gaagTGTCAACTTGCAAGATGCTGTTTTTACTCATTTTAG CACTGAGTGTTTCATCTGGGGTGTGTGATGAGCTGTATAAAGAAGCCGGTAAAGAGGTTTCTTTGCAGTGTGGAGCACCTCAAAACAGTGATATAGAGTGGAGGTTAAACAGCATTCTCTTAATCGGCATTCTAGGCAAAACTGGATTAAGCCGCAAGG gttCTGGACACACTGCGGACAAAGTAAATTTATATGGAGACACTCTGAAGGTTCCCAGTTTGGAGCCAAGAGACTCTGGAGTTTATTCCTGCACACAGTCAGGGAAACAATACATGCTGCATGTTGTGTCAG TGTTTGTTAAACCAGGCCCAGTGCTGATTCAGTCTAGTGATGTGGAGCTGCACTGCAACATTGAAGGAGACCCAAACACTGAAGTAGAGTGGCTGAGACCCCCTAATGATCAAAGATATGATGCAAAAAATCAAAAGATTAACCTGAAATCTGTGACCTCAAGTGACGAAGGCAAGTGGACTTGTAAGGTCAAAGACCTTAAACTCAGTGTTACGCTGACTGTTGTTG CAAACCACCAGATCAATAATGTTTCTGCTACTGAAGGGGACAACATAGAGCTGCCCTGTTTTCTTCCTCATCCTGTATCTCAGCTTGTTTTGGGGGGGAAATGGAAAGCTGACCACCTTCCCACAGTCTCTTTCCCAACCCTGAAGAACACAGCAGGCAAAGGCTTACACTGCGATGGTGTAAATTCATCAGAAGTCAAATACAATATTGAAACGCTCGGCAGCAACTTCAATGTCACTCTGATAAAG GTGCAGAGCAGCTTTGCAGGGAAGTTTGTGTGTGAAGTGGAGTTTGAGCATGGAGGAAAATTAACTGCTGTCACCAATTTGGTGGTTTTGGCTAAAATACCAGATAAAACAGAACCACACG CACCGTGCGTTTCATCTGGGGAGTGTGAGGTGTTGTTATATCAAGAAGTTGGGAAGGAGGTTTCTTTGGACTGCGGAGCACCTCCAAATAGTGATATAGAGTGGAGGTTGAACAACAATCTCATAATCAGCAATAATGGAAAAAGTGGAACAAGATGCAAAG GTTCTGGACCCACTGCGGAGAAAGCAAACATATATGGAGACACTCTGAAGGTTCCCAGACTGGAGCCAAGAGACTCTGGAGTTTATTCCTGCATACAGTCAGGAAAACAATACATGCTGCATGTTGTGTCAG tGTTTGTTAAACCAGGCCCAGTGCTGGTTCAGTCTAGTGATGCGGAGCTGTACTGCAACATTGATGGAAAGCCAAACACTGAAGTAGAGTGGCTGAGACCCCCTAATGATCAAAGATATGATGCAAAACATCAAGTCATTCATTTGAAGTCTGTGACTTCGAATGACGGAGGCAAGTGGACATGTGTGGTCAATGACTTTAAGTTCAATGTTACGCTGACGGTTGTTGGTGGGGGTCCCCATAGTTTTGATCCTAATTTAATTCTGTAtaaaatagttttcataactaTAATATTTCAGATTTCATACTGA
- the LOC130243730 gene encoding hemicentin-2-like isoform X1: MLFFLLLALSVSSGVCDELYKEAGKEVSLQCGAPQNSDIEWKLNNNLLIRIIGKTGLRHKGSGHTADKVNLYGDTLKVPRLEPRDSGVYSCTQSGKQYMLHVVSVFVKPGPVLIQSSDVELHCNIEGNPNTEVEWLRPPNDQRYDAKNQKINLKSVTSSDEGKWTCKVKDLKLSVTLTVVANHQINNVSATEGDNIELPCFLPHPVSQLVLGGKWKADHLPTVSFPTLKNTAGKGLRWDGVNSSEVKYNIESLGSNFNVTLIKVQSSFAGKFVCEVEFEHGGKLTAVTNLFFKNLQQDTDGNDGKKRRNQNSGLAGGFFTTSMLGVELWIWIAVGASSVSLLVVIIGIVCTRQKNKQKKKRVRKLRSMRQPLTAKDYCQCNRSDREVVLCQRERPLPAPRQQRNPRTAGLNHAYEHV; this comes from the exons ATGCTCTTTTTTCTCCTTCTTG CACTGAGTGTTTCATCTGGGGTGTGTGATGAGCTGTATAAAGAAGCCGGTAAAGAGGTTTCTTTGCAGTGTGGAGCACCTCAAAACAGTGATATAGAGTGGAAGTTAAACAACAATCTCTTAATCCGCATTATAGGCAAAACTGGATTAAGACACAAGG gttCTGGACACACTGCGGACAAAGTAAATTTATATGGAGACACTCTGAAGGTTCCCAGACTGGAGCCAAGAGACTCTGGAGTTTATTCCTGCACACAGTCAGGGAAACAATACATGCTGCATGTTGTGTCAG TGTTTGTTAAACCAGGCCCAGTGCTGATTCAGTCTAGTGATGTGGAGCTGCACTGCAACATTGAAggaaatccaaacactgaagtagAGTGGCTGAGACCCCCTAATGATCAAAGATATGATGCAAAAAATCAAAAGATTAACCTGAAATCTGTGACCTCAAGTGATGAAGGCAAGTGGACTTGTAAGGTCAAAGACCTTAAACTCAGTGTTACGCTGACTGTTGTTG CAAACCACCAGATCAATAATGTTTCTGCTACTGAAGGGGACAACATAGAGCTGCCCTGTTTTCTTCCTCATCCTGTATCTCAGCTTGTTTTGGGGGGGAAATGGAAAGCTGACCACCTTCCCACAGTCTCTTTCCCAACCCTGAAGAACACAGCAGGCAAAGGCTTACGCTGGGATGGTGTAAATTCATCAGAAGTCAAATATAATATTGAAAGTCTCGGCAGCAACTTCAATGTCACTCTGATAAAG GTGCAGAGCAGCTTTGCAGGGAAGTTTGTGTGTGAAGTGGAGTTTGAGCATGGAGGAAAATTAACTGCTGTCACCAATTTGTTTTTTAAGAATTTGCAACAAGATACAG ATGGGAATGATGGTAAAAAAAGGAGGAACCAGAACTCTGGACTTGCCGGAGGATTTTTCACAACGAGTATGTTGGGAGTTGAACTTTGGATCTGGATTGCTGTAGGAGCCTCTTCAGTATCTCTGTTGGTAGTGATCATTGGTATTGTCTGTACccggcaaaaaaacaaacaaaaaaag AAGAGAGTGAGAAAGCTGAGATCCATGCGACAGCCTCTCACAGCTAAAGACTACTGCCAGTGCAACAG GTCTGACAGAGAGGTGGTCTTGTGTCAGCGAGAGAGACCCCTCCCAGCGCCCAGACAACAGCGGAACCCACGAACGGCTGGACTGAACCATGCATATGAGCATGTTTGA